One window from the genome of Eucalyptus grandis isolate ANBG69807.140 chromosome 7, ASM1654582v1, whole genome shotgun sequence encodes:
- the LOC104454536 gene encoding hydroxyproline O-arabinosyltransferase RDN2, giving the protein MFGMKAMRRASPVLLFLLAALFCFATYNILAMMRHNRAIRNFVGANTRSVLESDPIVEMPEHVKKPKHVKSPFHIALTATAAPYSKWQCRIMYYWYKQKKDLPGSDMGGFTRILHSGSPDNLMDEIPTMVVDPLPAGLDRGYVVLNRPWAFVQWLEKATIEEEYILMAEPDHIFIRPLPNLAHERFPAAFPFFYIKPEQNEKIVRKFYPEEHGPVTNIDPIGNSPVIIRKDLLGKIAPTWMNVSLRMKQDPETDKTFGWVLEMYAYAVASALHGVQHILRKDFMLQPPWDLETGKRFIIHYTYGCDYNLKGELTYGKIGEWRFDKRSHLRGPPPRNLSLPPPGVPESVVTLVKMVNEATANIPNWDTS; this is encoded by the exons ATGTTTGGAATGAAAGCCATGAGAAGGGCATCCCCAGTCTTACTCTTTCTTTTGGCTGCACTGTTTTGCTTTGCTACATACAACATCCTAGCCATGATGCGGCACAACAGAGcaattagaaattttgtggGTGCTAATACAAGAAGTGTGCTTGAATCGGATCCAATCGTTGAGATGCCGGAGCATGTGAAGAAACCAAAACATGTAAAGTCGCCGTTCCACATCGCCCTCACGGCAACAGCCGCTCCTTACAGCAAATGGCAGTGTCGCATTATGTATTACTGGTATAAGCAGAAAAAGGACTTGCCAGGTTCAGATATGGGAGGATTTACTCGGATTTTGCATTCTGGAAGTCCCGATAACTTGATGGACGAGATTCCTACGATGGTGGTGGATCCTCTTCCAGCAGGCCTGGATAGG GGATACGTCGTCTTAAACAGACCATGGGCTTTTGTACAATGGCTGGAGAAGGCGACAATTGAGGAAGA ATATATACTTATGGCAGAGCCTGACCATATATTTATTAGACCTTTACCTAATCTGGCTCATGAAAGATTTCCTGCTGCCTTCCCCTTTTTCTACATCAAGCCggagcaaaatgagaaaattgtgAGGAAGTTTTATCCTGAGGAGCATGGACCTGTGACAAATATTGATCCCATTGGAAACTCACCTGTTATTATTAGGAAA GATTTACTGGGGAAGATCGCTCCCACATGGATGAATGTCTCTCTAAGAATGAAGCAGGATCCAGAAACTGATAAAACGTTTGGATGGGTGCTAGAAAT GTATGCTTATGCAGTGGCATCTGCTTTGCATGGCGTGCAGCACATTCTACGTAAAGACTTTATGTTGCAG cCTCCATGGGATCTGGAAACTGGAAAGAGGTTCATCATCCATTACACTTATGGATGTGACTACAACTTAAAG GGTGAGTTAACGTATGGGAAGATAGGCGAATGGCGATTTGATAAGAGATCACATCTTCGAGGACCACCACCAAGAAACCTCTCTCTACCTCCACCTGGAGTTCCTGAAAGTGTG GTCACTCTTGTCAAGATGGTGAACGAAGCTACAGCTAATATTCCAAATTGGGATACATCTTAA
- the LOC104454537 gene encoding NADPH:quinone oxidoreductase-like, protein MGVAKPGIKVAALCGSLRKASNHRGLIRSAVEICKESIPGMQIEHVEVSPLPMINTDLEEEGGKFPAAVEELRRKILRADSYLFASPEYNYSIAPPLKNAIDWASRAPNVWADKAAAIVSAGGNFGGGRAQYHLRQTGVYLDLHFINKPELFVYAFQPPAKFDADGNLIDAEVKERLKQVLLSLQKFTLRLRGQC, encoded by the exons atgggGGTAGCTAAACCGGGCATCAAAGTCGCAGCTCTCTGCGGCTCTCTTCGCAAGGCTTCCAACCACAGAGGCCTCATTCGATCAG CTGTGGAGATATGCAAGGAGTCCATCCCCGGCATGCAGATCGAGCACGTGGAAGTGTCGCCCCTCCCCATGATCAACACCGACCTCGAAGAAGAAGGCGGCAAGTTCCCGGCCGCGGTCGAAGAGCTCCGCCGCAAGATTTTGAGGGCCGACAGCTATCTCTTCGCCTCTCCCGAGTACAATTACTCTATTGCCC CGCCTCTCAAGAATGCAATAGATTGGGCATCTAGAGCACCGAATGTTTGGGCGGACAAAGCTGCTGCTATAGTAAGTGCCGGAGGAAATTTTGGTGGTGGAAGAGCGCAGTATCATCTCCGACAGACAGGGGTGTACCTCGATCTTCATTTCATTAATAAACCCGAGCTTTTCGTATATGCATTTCAACCTCCTGCAAAGTTCGATGCCGATGGAAACTTGATCGATGCAGAGGTCAAGGAGAGGCTAAAGCAGGTTCTGCTTTCACTGCAAAAATTCACATTGCGACTCCGGGGTCAGTGCTGA